In one window of Desulforhabdus amnigena DNA:
- a CDS encoding sigma-54-dependent transcriptional regulator has product MTKSLSALVLVVDDDAAHRLMLATLLEEWGYRVVEAAEGQKALEVVYKGPVDLVLMDMRMPRMGGIEATRGISQYNPSIPIIIMTAYSSISSAVEALKSGAYDYITKPLDFDALKLVMERALEHTHLQRENEGLRQQLARLQAPEILGRSPAMEQMMETIALVAPSEATVLITGESGTGKGLVARAIHTNSSRSTKPLIEVNCAAIPETLVESELFGHEKGAFTGANRQRQGRFAQAHGGSIFLDEIGELSLPMQAKLLRVLQEGEIQRVGSDASIPVDVRILAATNCNVEEMIAEGTFREDLYYRLNVMTLVVPPLRERIEDIPILARHFWEGFAEKNRKTVKGMVPQAMDLLLKYSWPGNVRELENVMERAVILLRGEYISEKELPLSIQKLKDEEESPHAAGSMGQMGRFLTMGSTLAEMEKRMILQALKETGGNKSETARRLGITRRTLQLKLKKYLEEEGEA; this is encoded by the coding sequence ATGACAAAATCCCTGTCAGCATTGGTACTGGTGGTGGATGATGACGCAGCACACCGTCTCATGCTGGCAACTCTTTTGGAAGAATGGGGCTACCGTGTGGTCGAAGCCGCAGAGGGTCAGAAGGCCCTGGAAGTGGTCTATAAAGGCCCGGTGGACCTGGTCCTGATGGACATGCGCATGCCCCGTATGGGCGGAATAGAAGCCACACGGGGGATATCCCAGTACAATCCCTCCATTCCCATCATCATCATGACGGCTTACTCCTCCATTTCTTCCGCTGTAGAAGCCCTCAAGTCGGGAGCTTACGACTATATCACAAAGCCCCTGGACTTCGATGCGCTTAAACTGGTGATGGAACGGGCCCTGGAACATACACACCTGCAACGGGAAAACGAGGGATTGCGCCAACAGTTGGCGCGGTTGCAAGCCCCAGAGATACTGGGCCGCAGCCCCGCCATGGAACAGATGATGGAAACCATCGCCCTGGTCGCTCCTTCCGAGGCGACCGTGCTCATCACCGGGGAGAGCGGCACGGGCAAAGGATTGGTCGCCCGAGCTATTCATACCAACAGTTCCCGCTCCACAAAGCCCTTGATCGAGGTCAACTGCGCAGCCATCCCCGAAACCCTGGTGGAATCCGAACTCTTCGGCCATGAAAAAGGAGCCTTTACGGGGGCCAACCGGCAAAGGCAGGGGCGTTTTGCCCAGGCCCATGGAGGAAGCATCTTCCTGGACGAGATCGGGGAGCTGAGTCTTCCCATGCAGGCCAAATTACTGCGAGTGCTTCAGGAGGGGGAAATCCAGCGCGTGGGAAGTGACGCGTCCATCCCGGTGGACGTCCGCATCCTGGCGGCCACAAACTGCAACGTCGAAGAAATGATTGCAGAGGGTACGTTCAGAGAAGACCTCTACTACCGCCTGAACGTCATGACCCTGGTGGTTCCCCCTCTCAGGGAAAGGATCGAAGACATTCCCATTCTGGCCAGGCATTTCTGGGAGGGGTTCGCGGAAAAAAACCGCAAGACCGTAAAGGGAATGGTCCCACAGGCAATGGACCTGCTGCTGAAGTATTCCTGGCCCGGAAATGTGCGAGAGCTTGAAAACGTGATGGAAAGAGCGGTGATTCTGCTTCGAGGGGAATACATTTCCGAAAAAGAACTGCCTCTGAGCATTCAGAAGTTAAAAGATGAAGAGGAATCGCCCCATGCAGCCGGGAGTATGGGGCAAATGGGGCGATTCCTCACCATGGGTTCTACCCTTGCCGAAATGGAAAAGCGGATGATCCTCCAGGCACTGAAAGAGACAGGGGGCAACAAGAGCGAAACGGCCCGTCGTCTGGGAATCACGCGGCGAACGCTCCAGCTCAAACTCAAAAAGTACCTTGAAGAGGAAGGTGAAGCCTGA
- a CDS encoding glycerophosphodiester phosphodiesterase: MPQPCPASERLKNCKIISHRGEYNNSEILENTIAAFDKALSCGIWGVEFDVRWTRDLQPVVFHDMDCQRLFGSELVIQQVTFAQLQKAFPVIPLLAEVIQKFGKKMHLMVEIKKEVYPEPAYQKRILRDLFSTLEPEKDYHFLALHPEMFHAVDFLPPSTFLPIARLNLRELSAMSIHENFGGIAGHYSLLTDEMISKHKKHGQQVGTGYVGSKNCLFRELNRGVDWIFSNNASEIQSLVHSLSDAR; the protein is encoded by the coding sequence ATGCCACAGCCTTGTCCGGCTTCCGAAAGACTCAAGAATTGCAAAATCATATCCCATCGCGGGGAATACAATAACAGCGAAATCCTTGAGAACACGATTGCGGCGTTCGATAAAGCTCTTTCCTGCGGGATATGGGGAGTCGAATTCGATGTGCGCTGGACACGGGATTTGCAGCCGGTAGTTTTCCATGACATGGACTGTCAAAGGTTATTTGGCTCAGAGCTTGTGATCCAGCAGGTTACTTTTGCTCAACTTCAGAAAGCGTTTCCAGTGATTCCTTTGCTTGCGGAAGTCATACAAAAATTTGGCAAAAAGATGCATCTCATGGTTGAAATCAAGAAAGAGGTTTATCCGGAACCGGCCTACCAGAAGCGGATTCTCAGGGATCTTTTCTCCACGCTGGAACCTGAGAAGGATTACCACTTTCTTGCTCTTCACCCGGAAATGTTCCATGCTGTTGACTTCTTGCCCCCCTCAACCTTCCTTCCCATTGCCCGGCTCAATTTGCGTGAGCTCAGTGCAATGTCCATTCATGAAAACTTTGGGGGGATTGCAGGACATTACTCGCTTTTGACAGATGAAATGATCTCGAAGCACAAGAAGCATGGGCAACAGGTGGGGACTGGATATGTCGGTTCAAAAAATTGTCTGTTTAGAGAGTTGAACCGTGGGGTAGATTGGATTTTTTCCAACAACGCTTCCGAGATCCAATCCCTGGTCCATTCCCTTTCTGATGCAAGATGA
- a CDS encoding TrpB-like pyridoxal phosphate-dependent enzyme: protein MNHRIILPENEMPNKWYNVLPDLPEPLPPPLHPETLEPIEPEQLAPIFPMSLIEQEVSSMPWVPIPEPVMEVYRLYRPTPLVRAHRLEAAIGTRAKIYYKNESVSPAGSHKPNTAIPQAYYNKTEGVRRISTETGAGQWGTALSFACKMFGLQCTVYMVRCSYEQKPYRGILIRAYGAEVFPSPSERTRFGRHLLETDPHCGGSLGVAISEAIEDAVSRGDTKYALGSVLNHVILHQTITGLETKKQLEMAGEKPDILIGCVGGGSNFAGLVLPFVPDKLSGKPMRFVAVEPQACPTLTRGEYRYDYGDVARLTPLLKMHTLGHNFFPPPIHSGGLRYHGESPILSHIAKLGLVEARAYYQTEVFEAAMLFLQTEGFLPAPETSHAIKATIDIARDAAPGTVITFLYSGHGLLDLGAYDTYLRGDLKDEEYSAEDIQEALKACPNVGF from the coding sequence ATGAATCATCGAATTATCCTGCCGGAAAACGAAATGCCCAACAAATGGTACAACGTGCTTCCCGATCTTCCGGAACCCTTGCCGCCCCCATTGCATCCGGAGACCCTCGAACCCATCGAACCGGAGCAGTTGGCGCCGATCTTCCCCATGTCCCTCATCGAACAGGAAGTCTCTTCCATGCCCTGGGTTCCCATCCCCGAGCCCGTCATGGAAGTATACCGCCTTTACCGTCCCACTCCACTCGTTCGCGCACATCGACTGGAGGCAGCCATAGGCACCAGGGCTAAAATTTATTACAAGAACGAATCCGTTTCCCCTGCCGGTTCGCACAAGCCCAATACAGCCATTCCCCAAGCCTACTACAACAAGACGGAAGGGGTCAGGCGCATTTCTACGGAAACAGGTGCGGGACAGTGGGGCACGGCACTCTCCTTTGCCTGCAAGATGTTCGGCCTGCAGTGCACAGTCTACATGGTTCGCTGCAGTTATGAGCAGAAACCCTACCGGGGTATTCTCATCCGGGCCTACGGAGCGGAAGTTTTTCCGTCTCCCTCGGAGCGTACCCGTTTTGGCCGTCACCTCCTCGAGACGGACCCTCATTGCGGTGGAAGCCTCGGAGTCGCCATTTCCGAAGCCATAGAAGATGCGGTGTCGCGCGGCGACACCAAGTATGCGTTGGGGAGCGTTCTCAATCACGTTATCCTGCACCAGACCATCACAGGGCTGGAAACCAAAAAGCAGCTGGAAATGGCTGGAGAAAAACCGGACATTCTCATAGGATGCGTTGGAGGGGGAAGCAATTTTGCAGGCCTGGTTCTGCCCTTCGTTCCCGACAAGCTTTCAGGAAAGCCCATGCGCTTCGTCGCGGTGGAACCCCAGGCATGCCCTACCCTCACGCGAGGCGAATATCGCTATGACTACGGGGATGTTGCCCGTTTGACTCCCCTGCTCAAAATGCATACCCTTGGCCATAACTTCTTTCCACCTCCCATTCACTCCGGCGGCTTGCGCTATCATGGGGAATCCCCCATACTCAGCCATATTGCCAAGCTTGGACTGGTGGAAGCCAGAGCTTATTATCAGACGGAAGTGTTTGAAGCAGCCATGCTCTTCCTGCAAACGGAGGGTTTCCTGCCGGCACCGGAAACCTCCCATGCCATTAAGGCAACCATCGACATAGCACGTGATGCGGCTCCCGGCACCGTGATCACTTTCCTCTATTCAGGACACGGACTCCTGGATCTCGGTGCGTATGACACGTATCTGAGAGGTGATCTTAAAGATGAGGAGTATTCCGCGGAAGACATCCAGGAAGCGTTGAAAGCATGCCCCAACGTGGGTTTCTAG
- a CDS encoding flavodoxin family protein: MGKILAVYGSPRRNGNTSILLKQAVQGARDAGAEVEEVVLRDLKMSPCLEIYGCKKNGRCVIQDDFQGVYDRLISCDGLMLASPIFFYTVSAHTKILMDRCQSLWVKKYWIEEAVFGQRKPTRKGLFISVGATRGKRLFDGTLLTLKYFFDVLDMELSKSLLYRGLDFEGDVLKHPEHIEEAYRAGRDFFQDLQPREKG, translated from the coding sequence ATGGGAAAGATTCTCGCAGTGTATGGAAGTCCCCGTCGCAACGGGAATACATCCATACTGCTCAAGCAGGCCGTGCAGGGCGCGCGTGATGCCGGGGCCGAGGTGGAAGAGGTGGTGTTGCGGGATTTGAAAATGTCCCCGTGCCTGGAAATTTACGGGTGCAAGAAGAACGGGCGCTGCGTGATCCAGGACGATTTTCAGGGAGTTTACGACCGGCTCATCTCCTGTGACGGACTGATGCTCGCTTCTCCTATTTTCTTTTATACGGTGAGTGCTCATACCAAGATCCTCATGGACCGTTGCCAGTCTTTGTGGGTAAAGAAATACTGGATCGAAGAAGCTGTTTTCGGTCAGCGGAAGCCGACACGCAAGGGACTTTTCATTTCGGTTGGAGCCACGAGGGGGAAGAGACTCTTTGACGGAACCCTGTTGACGCTCAAATATTTCTTTGATGTGCTGGACATGGAGCTTTCGAAATCCCTGCTCTATCGCGGATTGGATTTTGAGGGAGATGTCCTCAAGCACCCGGAACATATCGAAGAGGCGTATCGGGCGGGAAGGGATTTTTTCCAGGACCTTCAGCCAAGGGAGAAGGGGTGA
- a CDS encoding ABC transporter ATP-binding protein produces MKKFIVLKKRNGESPIWKKGPWGAVRIITPYFRQYALRVSIGFLTLVSVDFFQLVIPRVIKFAVDALQKGTATPHLLLKYGAYIVLLALLIAVMRFFWRNLLLGFSRLLETDLRNRMFSHILSLDRAFFQRKTPGDIMALATNDLSSVQLASGMGLVAFVDAVFMGFAAIAFMAYIDPVLTAIAIAPMPVLALLTRFLSSRLHRRFRKVQEQFSSMTEFVRSTFSSIRLVKAYNQEAFQASRFNAMGETYVRDNLSLARIYGTLFPVSGFIGNISMLLVLFFGGRMTIGGTITVGDFVAFITYLFLMTWPMMALGWVTDLFQRGVTSLQRIQELLREEPKLKGPVVPVKTAITRGDISIRGLSFSYPNQQGQVLKGIHLNIQPGIFLGIVGKTGAGKTTLCHLLARLYPVEDGTVFFDGMDVNTLPFEAVRGAIAYVPQEVILFSNTIAFNIAMGRQDASEAEIEAVARAAAIHDEIAAMPDGYQTRIGEKGVKLSGGQRQRLAIARALLLDRPIIIIDDGLSAVDMETEHAIIGSIAGYLKGRTCIVVSHRVAPLADAHEIVVMEDGRIIDRGTHEHLLKQNAFYATIYRQQTRNA; encoded by the coding sequence GTGAAAAAATTCATTGTTTTGAAGAAAAGGAATGGGGAGAGTCCCATCTGGAAAAAGGGCCCATGGGGGGCTGTCCGCATCATTACCCCCTATTTCAGGCAATATGCCTTGAGAGTCTCTATCGGCTTTCTGACCCTTGTTTCAGTGGATTTTTTTCAGCTCGTGATTCCCCGGGTCATCAAATTTGCCGTGGATGCGCTGCAGAAGGGAACGGCCACACCTCATCTGCTTTTGAAGTACGGGGCATATATCGTTCTACTGGCCTTATTGATCGCCGTCATGCGATTTTTCTGGCGGAACCTGCTCCTGGGGTTTTCCCGCCTGTTGGAAACGGATCTAAGAAATCGCATGTTTTCTCATATCTTATCTCTTGATAGGGCCTTTTTTCAGCGCAAAACGCCCGGGGATATCATGGCGCTCGCCACCAACGACCTCTCTTCGGTCCAGCTCGCGAGCGGAATGGGATTGGTGGCTTTTGTGGATGCGGTGTTCATGGGGTTTGCCGCCATTGCCTTCATGGCCTACATCGATCCAGTGCTGACGGCCATCGCCATTGCCCCCATGCCCGTCCTGGCCCTGCTCACCCGCTTTCTCTCTTCCCGCCTCCATCGGCGATTCAGAAAGGTTCAGGAACAATTTTCCTCCATGACGGAATTCGTGCGCTCCACTTTTTCATCCATCCGCCTGGTCAAAGCCTACAACCAGGAAGCGTTTCAGGCCTCCCGTTTCAATGCCATGGGGGAAACCTATGTTCGTGACAACCTGAGTCTGGCACGCATATACGGAACCCTTTTCCCTGTATCCGGATTCATTGGAAACATCAGCATGCTCCTGGTGCTTTTCTTTGGAGGGCGCATGACTATCGGTGGAACCATCACCGTCGGGGATTTCGTGGCTTTTATAACGTACCTTTTTCTCATGACATGGCCCATGATGGCCCTGGGATGGGTGACGGACCTCTTTCAGCGAGGCGTCACCTCTCTTCAAAGAATCCAGGAACTGCTTCGTGAGGAACCGAAGCTCAAGGGGCCCGTTGTTCCTGTTAAAACCGCCATCACGCGGGGCGACATCTCTATCAGGGGATTGTCTTTTTCCTATCCCAATCAGCAGGGGCAGGTTTTAAAAGGGATTCATTTGAATATCCAGCCCGGCATTTTTCTTGGGATTGTGGGAAAAACCGGCGCCGGCAAGACCACCTTGTGCCATCTCCTCGCCCGGCTCTATCCCGTCGAGGATGGAACGGTTTTCTTCGACGGCATGGACGTGAATACGCTTCCTTTCGAAGCGGTAAGGGGAGCCATCGCTTACGTACCCCAGGAAGTGATCCTCTTTTCCAATACCATCGCCTTTAACATTGCCATGGGACGACAGGATGCCTCAGAGGCGGAAATCGAAGCAGTAGCCCGTGCTGCCGCTATTCATGACGAAATCGCGGCCATGCCCGACGGCTATCAGACGCGGATCGGCGAGAAGGGGGTTAAGCTTTCGGGAGGACAGCGCCAGAGGCTTGCCATAGCGCGGGCGCTGCTTTTGGATCGTCCTATCATCATCATCGACGATGGACTGTCGGCCGTGGATATGGAAACGGAGCACGCCATCATCGGTTCCATCGCCGGTTATCTCAAGGGGCGTACCTGCATCGTCGTTTCCCATCGGGTCGCCCCGTTGGCTGATGCCCATGAAATTGTGGTCATGGAGGACGGACGGATTATAGACAGGGGAACTCATGAGCATCTCCTGAAGCAGAACGCTTTTTATGCGACCATTTACAGGCAGCAAACCCGTAATGCATGA
- a CDS encoding ABC transporter ATP-binding protein codes for MNHEYGYFEDDHIGHIGDIRLWRHLLAFVLPQWRWVALAVFLSIGITAATLALPRLVQMGMDRYIVDASLEMGQRIDGLTKLGSIFLLVVLAGFIVNFFQVMVLEWTGQRVMHALRQRLFHHILELNLSFFHRHPVGRLVTRLTNDIQNMYEMFTSVIVTLFNDGVKLIGILGILFWMNWRLALILSLTFPVMLVITLYFGRLSRDAFRQIRTHLAAINAYIQEAVSGISVIQIFLRERDTLRKFNELNDRYFRSTFYQIRIFGIFIPLIEVVSSVSMALIIWYGGGEILREHMTIGVLTAFISYMRLFFQPLRELSQKYSIVQSAMASAERIFHLLENKEILPMPSQPVSPPKVDGEIAFEHVDFEYEPDQPVIRDLSFHVQPGETLAVVGATGSGKTTLINLLERLYDPLRGRITIDGQDLRELDLHWLRDQIGLVMQDVFIVPGTVRENILLDRRISDEELDRIVHLSQLSELVKNLPEGLETKIGEGAMDFSAGQKQLLAFARVLARNPRILVLDEATANVDTGTEMLIEQAIQVAMAHRTSIVIAHRLSTIRRADRILVLDQGRIVEQGTHEDLMSRNGLYYHLQILQNGNHRGDAPGLFQGDAERNAFT; via the coding sequence ATGAATCACGAATACGGTTATTTCGAAGACGATCACATTGGCCATATCGGCGATATCAGACTTTGGCGGCACCTTCTGGCATTTGTGCTGCCCCAGTGGCGGTGGGTTGCCCTGGCCGTCTTTCTCTCCATTGGAATCACGGCTGCAACCCTGGCTCTGCCCCGCCTGGTTCAAATGGGAATGGACCGCTACATTGTGGATGCGAGCCTGGAGATGGGACAGAGGATCGACGGCCTGACAAAATTGGGAAGCATCTTCCTGCTGGTCGTCCTCGCGGGGTTTATCGTCAATTTCTTTCAGGTCATGGTGTTGGAGTGGACCGGCCAGAGGGTCATGCACGCTCTGCGGCAGCGCCTTTTCCATCATATTCTGGAGCTGAACCTCTCCTTTTTCCACAGGCACCCTGTGGGCAGGCTGGTTACGCGGCTGACCAACGACATTCAAAACATGTACGAGATGTTCACTTCGGTGATCGTTACGCTCTTCAACGATGGGGTCAAACTGATAGGTATTCTGGGGATTCTTTTCTGGATGAACTGGCGGCTGGCCCTGATCCTGAGCCTGACCTTCCCCGTCATGCTTGTGATCACGCTTTACTTCGGCCGGTTGAGCCGGGATGCTTTCAGACAGATTCGCACCCATCTTGCCGCCATCAACGCCTATATCCAGGAAGCGGTTTCGGGGATTTCGGTCATCCAGATCTTTTTGAGGGAAAGGGATACGCTTCGGAAATTCAACGAGTTGAACGATCGCTATTTCCGTTCCACCTTCTACCAGATACGGATTTTCGGGATTTTCATCCCCTTGATCGAAGTGGTGAGCTCCGTATCCATGGCTCTGATCATCTGGTATGGAGGCGGGGAGATTCTGCGTGAGCACATGACCATTGGTGTTCTGACAGCCTTCATTTCCTACATGCGGCTTTTTTTTCAGCCGTTGCGCGAGCTCTCTCAAAAATACTCCATCGTGCAGTCTGCCATGGCGTCGGCGGAAAGAATCTTTCACCTGCTGGAAAACAAGGAAATTTTGCCGATGCCTTCGCAGCCGGTTTCGCCTCCGAAGGTGGACGGAGAAATTGCCTTCGAGCACGTGGATTTTGAATATGAACCGGATCAGCCGGTGATCAGGGACCTCTCTTTTCATGTGCAGCCCGGTGAAACCCTGGCTGTCGTGGGAGCGACGGGTTCGGGCAAGACCACGCTCATCAATCTGCTGGAACGGCTCTATGATCCTCTTCGGGGAAGGATCACCATCGACGGTCAGGATCTCCGAGAGCTGGACCTTCACTGGCTCCGGGACCAGATCGGGCTGGTCATGCAGGATGTCTTCATCGTTCCCGGGACCGTCAGGGAAAACATCCTTCTGGATCGCCGGATTTCCGATGAAGAACTGGACCGGATCGTGCATCTCTCGCAGTTGTCGGAACTGGTGAAAAATCTTCCCGAAGGGCTGGAAACGAAAATAGGGGAGGGGGCCATGGATTTTTCGGCCGGCCAAAAGCAGCTCCTGGCCTTTGCCCGCGTGCTTGCCCGAAATCCGCGAATCCTGGTCCTGGATGAAGCTACGGCCAATGTGGATACGGGAACGGAAATGCTCATCGAACAAGCCATCCAGGTGGCCATGGCTCATCGGACGAGCATTGTCATAGCGCACCGGCTTTCCACCATCAGGCGGGCGGATCGCATCCTCGTTTTGGATCAGGGCCGCATCGTGGAACAGGGAACCCATGAAGACCTGATGTCCCGCAATGGGCTCTATTATCACCTGCAGATCCTGCAAAACGGGAATCACCGGGGCGATGCCCCGGGACTTTTCCAGGGGGATGCTGAAAGAAACGCTTTCACATAA
- a CDS encoding DUF554 domain-containing protein yields MVGTTINVGTILAGSMLGVTIGSRLSEKMRETALQGLGLVTTLVGLQMALETKNILIVLGAVLTGAILGEMLRIDEGLQKLGTFLQSSLSKGTKGQTARNFSEGFVMASLVFCVGPMAILGSIQDGLSGDYRTLAVKSMLDFFAAIAFSSSLGWGVGLSAFTILIYQGSLTFFAGVFAGILTDPMITEMTATGGLIIVGIGLKLLDLKAIRLANFLPALAMAPILVAVVPIIKSLF; encoded by the coding sequence ATGGTAGGCACCACCATCAACGTGGGGACCATTCTTGCGGGAAGTATGCTGGGAGTCACCATCGGTTCCAGACTTTCGGAAAAGATGCGTGAAACCGCCCTTCAAGGGTTGGGGCTGGTAACGACTCTGGTAGGGTTGCAGATGGCCCTTGAGACCAAGAACATCCTCATCGTTTTGGGTGCTGTCCTCACGGGGGCCATACTGGGAGAAATGCTCAGGATCGACGAAGGATTGCAGAAACTGGGCACATTCCTGCAATCGAGTCTTTCCAAAGGAACCAAAGGGCAAACCGCCCGCAATTTCAGCGAGGGATTCGTCATGGCAAGCCTTGTCTTCTGCGTGGGCCCCATGGCCATTCTCGGTTCCATCCAGGACGGCCTTTCCGGCGATTACAGGACCCTGGCCGTAAAATCCATGCTGGACTTTTTCGCCGCCATCGCGTTTTCTTCAAGCCTGGGCTGGGGGGTAGGCCTCTCGGCATTTACCATTTTGATATACCAGGGCAGCCTGACTTTTTTTGCAGGCGTTTTCGCCGGAATCCTCACGGACCCCATGATCACGGAAATGACCGCTACGGGAGGACTCATCATTGTGGGTATCGGCCTCAAGCTTTTGGATCTCAAAGCGATTCGCCTGGCAAACTTCCTGCCCGCCCTCGCTATGGCTCCAATTCTGGTGGCCGTCGTTCCAATCATCAAGTCTCTTTTCTGA